One window of Papaver somniferum cultivar HN1 chromosome 9, ASM357369v1, whole genome shotgun sequence genomic DNA carries:
- the LOC113309759 gene encoding putative F-box/kelch-repeat protein At3g17280, translated as MRKTAAADYNSTTAANLLRAVQAREFTREEMEEKEKKKGQNDGKRYSILDLPKDCIYRTLIKLPIESLRRSSLVCKPWYKMINNSIFIQDHLRRSEMGLIFLSKSPGTETNSDENIFHVEKHYLPSKANWESRMEQYDVELNLQFMEIKDGKSAVKSLKLSSYGEIRAACNGLVLLENSRICGPVVINPVTREYTVLCRGTIALPHDESYGFAFSYRTGEYKVVHLFRDHLRYFGCEIIEVDSHTWRAVDGPSFGLISQLGKAPVVAIGAFHWMPHIENYEYIVSMGH; from the coding sequence ATGCGAAAGACGGCAGCAGCGGACTATAACAGTACTACTGCTGCAAACTTGTTGAGAGCAGTTCAAGCGCGAGAGTTCACTAGGGAGGAAATggaggagaaggaaaagaagaaaggaCAGAATGATGGGAAGAGGTATTCTATTCTGGATTTACCCAAAGATTGCATCTACAGAACTCTTATTAAACTTCCCATTGAGTCACTTAGGAGATCAAGTTTAGTTTGCAAGCCATGGTACaaaatgatcaacaactctatttTCATCCAAGACCATCTTCGTCGCTCCGAAATGGGTTTGATATTCCTATCTAAGTCGCCTGGAACAGAAACTAATTCAGATGAGAACATTTTTCATGTCGAGAAACATTATCTCCCAAGTAAAGCCAACTGGGAGTCTCGAATGGAGCAGTACGATGTAGAATTGAATTTGCAGTTCATGGAGATTAAAGATGGGAAAAGCGCGGTAAAATCTTTGAAgctaagctcttatggagaaataCGAGCTGCGTGCAACGGCTTGGTTCTACTTGAAAACAGCCGAATTTGTGGTCCAGTTGTCATCAATCCTGTGACTCGAGAATATACTGTTCTTTGCCGTGGTACAATAGCTCTCCCGCATGATGAATCTTATGGATTTGCTTTCAGTTATAGAACTGGAGAGTACAAAGTCGTACATTTGTTTCGAGATCATCTGCGGTATTTCGGATGCGAGATTATTGAAGTTGATTCTCATACATGGAGGGCAGTTGATGGTCCTAGTTTTGGACTTATAAGTCAGCTGGGAAAGGCTCCAGTTGTTGCCATTGGAGCTTTTCACTGGATGCCTCATATTGAGAACTATGAATACATAGTGTCAATGGGGCATTGA
- the LOC113309758 gene encoding meiosis-specific protein ASY1-like isoform X1 — translation MNYLQFLVLLISILSITASYHDDVHQVFDSKDLQTTEQDDSLRSMRNLLTFNISCFRGLFPENYFNDKSVPSLEKKFNKVMPIDAESRRLLDWMQEVSSSCSDSDSEEVMMNGSRTGDTIKGATFKSNGNTYITSNMMRSSACKMVRTLVQLMRTLDRMPEERTILMKLLYYEDVTPIYYEPPFFGVCSDQEANHPWLKNPLKMEIVNVNCEHFVLALKVKSILDPCQDENNDMEDDEEISLGVDSNLTTDSSDSDSKMSHSANDEDGYIVAPVDKARSHENNGIADHETTDPSDSDNEMSRSANDDDGYIVAPEDDAHDAEEDADQLTHVRDWISSRHIDNVELTDVLSRFPDISVALTEDDDANEGGQVAVRGAGEQDGGQNGNVGGQQGNGGGGQQGNGRGGQQGNGGGGQGNGGGGGGQDGHDHTRIMEDRCPHCDDLPHQVALHSHYTLPKGECYRLICLRCGYIWTRNVQIM, via the exons ATGAACTATCTACAGTTTCTGGTTCTCCTGATCTCGATCTTGTCCATCACAGCCTCATATCACGATGATGTTCATCAG GTTTTTGATTCTAAGGATTTGCAAACTACAGAACAGGACGATTCTCTACGGTCG ATGAGAAACCTGCTTACATTCAACATCAGCTGCTTCAGAGGGCTTTTCCCTGAAAATTACTTCAATGATAAATCTGTTCCTTCTTTAG AGAAGAAGTTCAACAAAGTCATGCCCATTGATGCTGAATCCAGAAGACTTCTTGACTGGATGCAAGAAG TTTCATCTAGCTGTTCGGATTCTGACAgtgaagaggtgatgatgaacggAAGTCGTACTGGAGATACAATAAAAGGAGCAACATTCAAGTCTAATGGCAATACATACATTACATCAAATATGATGAG GAGTTCTGCTTGTAAAATGGTCCGAACTCTGGTTCAATTGATGCGAACACTGGACCGTATGCCAGAAGAG CGTACAATCTTGATGAAGCTTCTTTATTATGAGGATGTCACT CCTATATACTATGAGCCTCCATTCTTCGGAGTCTGCTCAGACCAAGAAGCTAACCATCCATGGTTGAAGAACCCTCTCAAAATGGAAATCGTAAATGTTAACTGCGAACATTTCGTACTAGCTCTCAAG GTCAAAAGCATTCTGGATCCATGTCAAGATGAAAACAATGACATGGAAGATGATGAGGAAATCAGCTTGGGTGTTGATTCAAACCTAACAACTGATTCTTCAGATTCAGATAGCAAG ATGAGCCATTCAGCAAATGATGAAGACGGGTACATTGTAGCTCCTGTAG ATAAAGCCCGATCACATGAAAACAATGGCATTGCGGATCATGAAACAACTGATCCTTCAGATTCAGATAACGAG ATGAGCCGCTCAGCAAATGATGATGACGGGTACATCGTAGCTCCTGAAG ATGATGCACATGATGCAGAAGAGGACGCAGATCAGTTGACACATGTAAGAGACTGGATTAGCTCTCGCCACATTGACAATGTTGAACTGACTGATGTTCTCTCTAGATTCCCGGACATATCAGTG GCCCTGACTGAAG ATGATGATGCTAATGAAGGAGGGCAGGTAGCAGTTAGAGGGGCAGGTGAGCAAGACGGTGGACAGAATGGGAATGTTGGAGGGCAGCAGGGAAATGGTGGAGGAGGACAGCAGGGAAATGGAAGAGGAGGACAGCAGGGTAATGGAGGAGGAGGACAAGggaatggtggaggtggaggaggCCAGGATGGGCATGATCACACCAGGATCATGGAGGATCGTTGTCCTCATTGTGATGATTTACCTCATCAAGTAGCTCTGCATAGTCATTATACTCTACCCAAGGGAGAGTGTTACCGTTTGATTTGTTTGAGGTGTGGATACATCTGGACAAGAAATGTCCAGATAATGTAA
- the LOC113309758 gene encoding meiosis-specific protein ASY1-like isoform X2 produces the protein MRNLLTFNISCFRGLFPENYFNDKSVPSLEKKFNKVMPIDAESRRLLDWMQEVSSSCSDSDSEEVMMNGSRTGDTIKGATFKSNGNTYITSNMMRSSACKMVRTLVQLMRTLDRMPEERTILMKLLYYEDVTPIYYEPPFFGVCSDQEANHPWLKNPLKMEIVNVNCEHFVLALKVKSILDPCQDENNDMEDDEEISLGVDSNLTTDSSDSDSKMSHSANDEDGYIVAPVDKARSHENNGIADHETTDPSDSDNEMSRSANDDDGYIVAPEDDAHDAEEDADQLTHVRDWISSRHIDNVELTDVLSRFPDISVALTEDDDANEGGQVAVRGAGEQDGGQNGNVGGQQGNGGGGQQGNGRGGQQGNGGGGQGNGGGGGGQDGHDHTRIMEDRCPHCDDLPHQVALHSHYTLPKGECYRLICLRCGYIWTRNVQIM, from the exons ATGAGAAACCTGCTTACATTCAACATCAGCTGCTTCAGAGGGCTTTTCCCTGAAAATTACTTCAATGATAAATCTGTTCCTTCTTTAG AGAAGAAGTTCAACAAAGTCATGCCCATTGATGCTGAATCCAGAAGACTTCTTGACTGGATGCAAGAAG TTTCATCTAGCTGTTCGGATTCTGACAgtgaagaggtgatgatgaacggAAGTCGTACTGGAGATACAATAAAAGGAGCAACATTCAAGTCTAATGGCAATACATACATTACATCAAATATGATGAG GAGTTCTGCTTGTAAAATGGTCCGAACTCTGGTTCAATTGATGCGAACACTGGACCGTATGCCAGAAGAG CGTACAATCTTGATGAAGCTTCTTTATTATGAGGATGTCACT CCTATATACTATGAGCCTCCATTCTTCGGAGTCTGCTCAGACCAAGAAGCTAACCATCCATGGTTGAAGAACCCTCTCAAAATGGAAATCGTAAATGTTAACTGCGAACATTTCGTACTAGCTCTCAAG GTCAAAAGCATTCTGGATCCATGTCAAGATGAAAACAATGACATGGAAGATGATGAGGAAATCAGCTTGGGTGTTGATTCAAACCTAACAACTGATTCTTCAGATTCAGATAGCAAG ATGAGCCATTCAGCAAATGATGAAGACGGGTACATTGTAGCTCCTGTAG ATAAAGCCCGATCACATGAAAACAATGGCATTGCGGATCATGAAACAACTGATCCTTCAGATTCAGATAACGAG ATGAGCCGCTCAGCAAATGATGATGACGGGTACATCGTAGCTCCTGAAG ATGATGCACATGATGCAGAAGAGGACGCAGATCAGTTGACACATGTAAGAGACTGGATTAGCTCTCGCCACATTGACAATGTTGAACTGACTGATGTTCTCTCTAGATTCCCGGACATATCAGTG GCCCTGACTGAAG ATGATGATGCTAATGAAGGAGGGCAGGTAGCAGTTAGAGGGGCAGGTGAGCAAGACGGTGGACAGAATGGGAATGTTGGAGGGCAGCAGGGAAATGGTGGAGGAGGACAGCAGGGAAATGGAAGAGGAGGACAGCAGGGTAATGGAGGAGGAGGACAAGggaatggtggaggtggaggaggCCAGGATGGGCATGATCACACCAGGATCATGGAGGATCGTTGTCCTCATTGTGATGATTTACCTCATCAAGTAGCTCTGCATAGTCATTATACTCTACCCAAGGGAGAGTGTTACCGTTTGATTTGTTTGAGGTGTGGATACATCTGGACAAGAAATGTCCAGATAATGTAA
- the LOC113309561 gene encoding uncharacterized protein LOC113309561, with protein sequence METKTAEPTSTSTMSWRQEPISSGLPTIQQVSQVTSGTYGGYQRQGPAAFQNYGVSRTPSHFKMPLDSNPVPYEVSHGTQQTAFSQGPTSCFPAIHPGARTYASGLQSGSSMDTRRADELQITTDASILPFFC encoded by the exons ATGGAGACCAAAACGGCAGAACCCACTTCAACCAGCACCATGTCATGGAGACAAGAACCCATTTCATCTGGTTTGCCTACTATTCAG CAGGTGAGTCAAGTAACAAGTGGCACATACGGCGGTTACCAGAGACAGGGTCCCGCTGCTTTCCAAAATTATGGTGTCAGCCGTACTCCATCACATTTTAAAATGCCTCTGGACTCGAATCCAGTTCCTTACGAAGTTTCCCATGGTACTCAGCAGACTGCCTTTTCTCAAGGACCTACTTCATGTTTTCCTGCTATACATCCTGGTGCTCGGACTTATGCCTCAGGGTTGCAATCTGGTTCTTCAATGGATACACGGCGAGCAGATGAACTGCAGATCACAACAGATGCCAGTattcttccttttttttgttga